The following proteins come from a genomic window of Microbacterium lemovicicum:
- a CDS encoding ATP-dependent Clp protease ATP-binding subunit codes for MFERFTDRARRVVVLAQEEAKMLNHNYIGTEHILLGLIHEGEGVAAKALESLGISLDAVREQVQDIIGQGQQQPTGHIPFTPRAKKVLELSLREALQLGHNYIGTEHILLGLIREGEGVAAQVLVKLGADLNKVRQQVIQLLSGYQGKEPAAVSGAANESGQAAQGGSAVLDQFGRNLTQAARDNKLDPVIGREKEIERVMQILSRRSKNNPVLIGEPGVGKTAVVEGLAQAIVKNEVPETLKDKQVYSLDLGSLIAGSRYRGDFEERLKKVTKEIRTRGDIIVFIDEIHTLVGAGAAEGAIDAASILKPLLARGELQTIGATTLDEYRKHFEKDAALERRFQPIQVAEPSLPHAINILKGLRDRYEAHHKVQITDGAIVAAANLADRYISDRFLPDKAIDLIDEAGARLRLSILSSPPELREFDEKIAKVREDKERASEEQDFEKAAGLRDEEKSLLAERLRLEKQWRSGDVASHAVVDEGLIAEVLAQATGIPVFKLTEEESSRLVFMEKALHQRVIGQEEAIAALSRTIRRQRAGLKDPKRPSGSFIFAGPTGVGKTELAKALAEFLFDDESALIALDMSEFGEKHTVSRLFGAPPGFVGFEEGGQLTEKVRRKPFSVVLFDEIEKAHPDIFNSLLQILEEGRLTDGQGRVIDFKNTVIIMTTNLGSSAIAGGPVGFQVEGNATTSYERMKGKVDEELKRSFKPEFLNRVDDVIVFPQLDKDELRQIVGLFTKRLSERLLDRDMTVELSDTAKDKLIEIGFDPTLGARPLRRAMQREIEDRLSEKILHGELNSGDHVKVDVENGEFAFETGPRGDKVAVGVGAAGEITATPDIVAGG; via the coding sequence ATGTTCGAGAGATTCACGGACCGTGCTCGACGCGTGGTGGTGCTCGCCCAAGAAGAGGCGAAGATGCTCAACCACAACTACATCGGCACCGAGCACATTCTGCTCGGGCTGATCCACGAGGGAGAAGGCGTCGCCGCCAAGGCCCTCGAGTCCCTGGGCATCTCGCTCGACGCCGTGCGCGAGCAGGTGCAGGACATCATCGGCCAGGGCCAGCAGCAGCCGACGGGGCACATCCCCTTCACGCCCCGCGCCAAGAAGGTGCTCGAGCTGTCGCTGCGCGAGGCGCTTCAGCTCGGCCACAACTACATCGGCACCGAGCACATCCTGCTCGGCCTCATCCGCGAGGGCGAGGGTGTCGCCGCCCAGGTGCTGGTCAAGCTCGGCGCAGACCTGAACAAGGTGCGCCAGCAGGTCATCCAGCTCCTCTCGGGCTACCAGGGCAAGGAGCCGGCCGCCGTCAGCGGCGCCGCCAACGAGTCCGGTCAGGCCGCTCAGGGCGGATCCGCGGTGCTCGACCAGTTCGGCCGCAACCTCACGCAGGCCGCCCGCGACAACAAGCTCGACCCGGTGATCGGGCGCGAGAAGGAGATCGAGCGGGTCATGCAGATCCTCTCGCGTCGCTCCAAGAACAACCCCGTCCTCATCGGCGAGCCCGGCGTTGGCAAGACCGCCGTCGTGGAGGGCCTCGCGCAGGCCATCGTCAAGAACGAGGTGCCCGAGACGCTGAAGGACAAGCAGGTCTACTCGCTCGACCTCGGCTCGCTCATCGCGGGTTCCCGCTACCGCGGTGACTTCGAGGAGCGCCTGAAGAAGGTCACCAAGGAGATCCGCACGCGCGGCGACATCATCGTCTTCATCGACGAGATCCACACCCTCGTGGGTGCGGGCGCCGCCGAGGGTGCGATCGACGCGGCCTCGATCCTGAAGCCGCTCCTGGCCCGTGGAGAGCTCCAGACGATCGGCGCCACCACGCTCGACGAGTACCGCAAGCACTTCGAGAAGGATGCTGCGCTCGAGCGCCGCTTCCAGCCGATCCAGGTCGCCGAGCCGAGCCTGCCCCACGCGATCAACATCCTGAAGGGGCTGCGCGACCGCTACGAGGCGCACCACAAGGTGCAGATCACCGACGGCGCGATCGTCGCGGCGGCGAACCTCGCCGACCGCTACATCTCCGACCGCTTCCTGCCCGACAAGGCCATCGACCTGATCGACGAGGCCGGCGCCCGCCTGCGTCTGTCGATCCTGTCCAGCCCGCCCGAGCTGCGCGAGTTCGACGAGAAGATCGCCAAGGTCCGCGAGGACAAAGAGCGCGCCTCCGAGGAGCAGGACTTCGAGAAGGCCGCGGGCCTCCGCGACGAGGAGAAGTCCCTGCTCGCCGAGCGCCTGCGCCTGGAGAAGCAGTGGCGCAGCGGTGACGTCGCGTCGCACGCGGTCGTCGACGAGGGCCTGATCGCCGAGGTGCTCGCCCAGGCCACCGGCATCCCCGTCTTCAAGCTCACCGAGGAGGAGTCGAGCCGACTCGTCTTCATGGAGAAGGCCCTGCACCAGCGGGTCATCGGCCAGGAGGAGGCGATCGCGGCGCTGTCGCGCACGATCCGCCGTCAGCGCGCCGGCCTCAAGGACCCGAAGCGTCCCTCGGGCTCGTTCATCTTCGCCGGTCCCACGGGCGTCGGAAAGACCGAGCTGGCCAAGGCCCTCGCCGAATTCCTCTTCGATGACGAGTCCGCGCTCATCGCGCTCGACATGTCGGAGTTCGGCGAGAAGCACACCGTCTCGCGGCTGTTCGGTGCCCCTCCCGGGTTCGTCGGCTTCGAAGAGGGCGGCCAGCTCACCGAGAAGGTGCGTCGCAAGCCGTTCTCGGTCGTGCTCTTCGACGAGATCGAGAAGGCGCACCCCGACATCTTCAACTCGCTGCTGCAGATCCTCGAGGAGGGTCGCCTGACCGACGGTCAGGGCCGCGTCATCGACTTCAAGAACACGGTCATCATCATGACGACCAACCTCGGCTCGTCGGCGATCGCCGGTGGACCCGTGGGGTTCCAGGTCGAGGGCAACGCGACGACCAGCTACGAGCGGATGAAGGGCAAGGTCGACGAGGAGCTCAAGCGCAGCTTCAAGCCGGAGTTCCTCAACCGTGTCGACGACGTCATCGTCTTCCCCCAGCTGGACAAGGACGAGCTGCGTCAGATCGTCGGCCTCTTCACCAAGCGCCTGAGCGAGCGCCTGCTCGACCGCGACATGACGGTGGAGCTGTCGGACACCGCGAAGGACAAGCTCATCGAGATCGGCTTCGACCCGACCCTGGGTGCTCGTCCGCTCCGCCGGGCGATGCAGCGCGAGATCGAGGACCGTCTGAGCGAGAAGATCCTGCACGGCGAGCTCAACTCCGGAGACCACGTGAAGGTCGATGTCGAGAACGGCGAGTTCGCCTTCGAGACCGGACCGCGCGGCGACAAGGTCGCCGTCGGCGTGGGTGCCGCGGGCGAGATCACCGCGACGCCGGACATCGTCGCCGGAGGCTGA
- a CDS encoding amino-acid N-acetyltransferase yields the protein MSSFQVRPARTGDVRAIQDLLEPFVQKRILLGKDLVVLYEAVQEFLVAETSAGEIIGCGALHVIWEDIGEVRTLIVGDDWLHRGVGRALVDGLEERALRLGLSRLFCLTFEVDFFTRRGFSPIGEQVVDPDVYSQLVRSPDEGVAEFLDLAHVKPNTLGNTRMLKRLWAR from the coding sequence ATGAGCTCCTTCCAGGTCCGTCCGGCGCGCACGGGTGACGTGCGCGCGATCCAGGACCTGCTCGAGCCGTTCGTGCAGAAGCGGATCCTCCTCGGCAAGGACCTCGTCGTGCTCTACGAGGCCGTGCAGGAGTTCCTCGTCGCGGAGACCTCGGCCGGCGAGATCATCGGGTGCGGCGCCCTCCATGTCATCTGGGAGGACATCGGCGAGGTGCGCACGCTCATCGTCGGCGACGACTGGCTGCACCGCGGCGTCGGCAGGGCGCTCGTCGACGGTCTGGAGGAGCGCGCGCTGCGCCTCGGTCTGTCGCGCCTGTTCTGCCTCACCTTCGAGGTCGACTTCTTCACGCGGCGAGGCTTCTCGCCGATCGGCGAGCAGGTCGTCGACCCCGATGTGTACTCGCAGCTCGTGCGCAGCCCGGACGAGGGCGTCGCGGAGTTCCTCGACCTCGCCCACGTCAAGCCGAACACGCTCGGCAACACCCGCATGCTCAAGCGGCTCTGGGCGCGCTAG
- a CDS encoding enoyl-CoA hydratase/isomerase family protein — MIDLSIVDEIATVVLNAPDRLNALDETGLRELGAAYDRAQSAGVRALVLRGEGRAFCAGRDISAVDPATDDVPGYLDGLLAPLLRRMAAFPAPTFAAAHGACLGVGLGLLIATDVVYVADTAKIGSPFAGLGATLDSGGHALFAERLGAHKTLDLIYSGRLMTGAEAVQSGLFSRVLAADEVLPAIQDAAARAATGPTSAFLASKRLVARIRDERLSLWDAIAEESAAQTALSATDDYREGFAAFQAKRAPMFRGR, encoded by the coding sequence ATGATCGACCTGAGCATCGTGGACGAGATCGCCACGGTCGTGCTGAACGCCCCCGATCGTCTGAACGCGCTCGACGAGACCGGCCTCCGCGAGCTCGGCGCCGCCTACGACCGTGCGCAGTCGGCCGGCGTCCGGGCACTCGTGCTGCGCGGCGAGGGACGGGCGTTCTGCGCCGGTCGCGACATCTCCGCGGTCGACCCGGCGACCGACGACGTGCCCGGCTACCTCGACGGGCTGCTCGCGCCGCTGCTGCGACGCATGGCCGCCTTCCCCGCGCCGACCTTCGCCGCCGCGCACGGCGCCTGTCTGGGCGTCGGACTGGGCCTGCTCATCGCCACCGACGTCGTCTACGTCGCCGACACCGCGAAGATCGGGTCGCCGTTCGCCGGCCTCGGAGCGACGCTCGACTCGGGCGGACACGCGCTCTTCGCCGAGCGTCTCGGCGCGCACAAGACCCTCGACCTCATCTACAGCGGACGCCTCATGACCGGCGCGGAGGCCGTGCAGTCCGGCCTCTTCTCCCGCGTGCTCGCCGCGGACGAGGTGCTGCCGGCGATCCAGGATGCCGCGGCCCGGGCCGCCACCGGACCCACGTCCGCGTTCCTCGCGAGCAAGCGTCTCGTCGCGCGCATCCGCGACGAGCGCCTCTCGCTGTGGGACGCCATCGCCGAGGAGAGCGCGGCGCAGACGGCCCTCAGCGCCACGGACGACTACCGCGAGGGCTTCGCCGCGTTCCAGGCGAAGCGCGCGCCGATGTTCCGCGGCCGTTGA
- the paaE gene encoding 1,2-phenylacetyl-CoA epoxidase subunit PaaE → MATAEAPATSGSRRRARFHELEVADIRPLTADSVEVSFAVPADLVADYDYLPGQYVALRTRIDEREVRRSYSLCRPPSPGRISVGIKRDRGGFFSVWAHENLRVGDRLEVMSPEGRFTSRLPSLDDAHLAGIAAGSGITPMMSLAASVLSSSPTARFTLVYTNRATQDVMFLDDLADLKDRYPGRLALHHVLSREQRGAPLLSGRIDAEKLGTIIDRLVPPASVTEWFLCGPFDLVALCRTALSARGVPDDDVRFELFTGEADGPRPAHPGPMAADAGDATVSIEFTLDGLSSTVESPVGANEAILDAALRVRGDVPFACAGGVCGTCRARVIEGEVRMTQNFALEPDEIERGYVLTCQSHPQTPRVVVDYDG, encoded by the coding sequence ATGGCGACGGCCGAGGCCCCCGCGACGAGCGGGTCGCGGCGACGGGCGCGGTTCCACGAGCTCGAGGTCGCCGACATCCGACCCCTCACCGCGGACAGCGTCGAGGTGTCCTTCGCCGTCCCCGCCGACCTCGTCGCGGACTACGACTACCTGCCCGGGCAGTACGTCGCGCTCCGGACACGGATCGACGAGCGCGAGGTGCGCCGCAGCTACTCGCTGTGCCGCCCGCCCTCGCCCGGGAGGATCAGCGTCGGCATCAAGCGCGATCGCGGCGGGTTCTTCTCCGTCTGGGCGCACGAGAACCTGCGGGTCGGCGACCGGCTCGAGGTGATGAGCCCGGAGGGTCGGTTCACGTCGCGGCTCCCGTCTTTGGACGACGCCCATCTGGCCGGCATCGCCGCGGGGTCGGGCATCACGCCGATGATGTCGCTCGCGGCATCCGTCCTCTCCTCCTCCCCCACCGCCCGCTTCACGCTCGTGTACACGAACCGCGCCACGCAGGACGTGATGTTCCTCGACGACCTCGCCGACCTCAAGGACCGGTATCCCGGCCGGCTCGCCCTGCACCATGTGCTCTCCCGCGAGCAGCGCGGAGCGCCCCTGCTGTCGGGGCGGATCGACGCGGAGAAGCTCGGCACGATCATCGACCGGCTCGTGCCGCCGGCCTCCGTCACGGAATGGTTCCTCTGCGGGCCGTTCGACCTCGTCGCGCTCTGCCGCACGGCGCTGTCCGCGCGGGGCGTGCCCGACGACGACGTGCGGTTCGAGCTCTTCACCGGCGAGGCCGACGGTCCGCGGCCCGCGCATCCGGGGCCGATGGCGGCCGACGCCGGCGACGCGACGGTCTCGATCGAGTTCACGCTCGACGGCCTGTCCTCCACCGTCGAATCGCCGGTCGGGGCGAACGAGGCGATCCTGGATGCCGCCCTCCGCGTGCGCGGCGATGTGCCGTTCGCGTGCGCGGGCGGTGTCTGCGGCACCTGCCGGGCGCGGGTGATCGAGGGCGAGGTGCGGATGACGCAGAACTTCGCGCTCGAGCCCGACGAGATCGAGCGCGGCTACGTGCTCACGTGCCAGTCGCACCCGCAGACCCCGCGGGTGGTCGTGGACTACGACGGCTAG
- the paaD gene encoding 1,2-phenylacetyl-CoA epoxidase subunit PaaD translates to MSAATREDAWRIAATVTDPEVPVLTIEDLGVLRAVEVDGDRATVTLTPTYSGCPALETMRDDVILALTAAGFARVDVRTTLTPAWTTDWMTDAGKHKLTAYGIAPPSGRSSLGEGPLRVRMAVKCPRCASLDTREVARFGSTSCKALYECRACLEPFDFFKVI, encoded by the coding sequence GTGAGCGCGGCCACACGGGAGGACGCCTGGCGCATCGCCGCCACCGTGACCGACCCGGAGGTGCCCGTGCTGACGATCGAAGACCTCGGGGTCCTCCGCGCCGTCGAGGTCGACGGTGACCGCGCGACGGTCACCCTCACCCCGACCTACAGCGGATGCCCGGCTCTGGAGACCATGCGCGACGACGTCATCCTGGCGCTCACCGCCGCGGGCTTCGCGCGGGTGGACGTGCGGACGACCCTCACCCCCGCCTGGACGACGGACTGGATGACGGATGCCGGCAAGCACAAGCTGACCGCCTACGGCATCGCCCCTCCGAGCGGACGATCCTCGCTCGGCGAGGGGCCGCTGCGCGTGCGGATGGCGGTCAAGTGCCCGCGGTGCGCGTCGCTCGACACCCGCGAGGTGGCCCGCTTCGGGTCGACCTCCTGCAAGGCGCTCTACGAGTGCCGCGCGTGCCTCGAGCCCTTCGACTTCTTCAAGGTCATCTGA
- the paaC gene encoding 1,2-phenylacetyl-CoA epoxidase subunit PaaC, with protein sequence MSTRSAPSTTEGAPPAVRGSAATETARVTVDALDLAGELTGDADAVASADVAEYALWLGDDALILSQQLAAWIAHAPELEEDVALGNIALDLLGHARSLLRYAGTADGRTEDDLAYFRDEYEFRSAWLFEQPNGDFAQTIARQLAASVYLFELHLRLRDSADPTLAAVAAKAVKEVDYHRDHAVQWTLRLAGGTDESRARMLRGIEAVWPYVDELFRDEPVIDRLEGVAVRPSSLRAPFDAVIASVFAEAGLRVPDGFVSSGGGRRGAHFPAMAYLLAEMQVLARRHPGATW encoded by the coding sequence GTGTCGACGCGGTCCGCTCCGTCGACGACCGAGGGCGCTCCACCCGCCGTGCGCGGGAGCGCGGCGACGGAGACGGCACGCGTCACCGTCGACGCGCTCGACCTCGCCGGGGAGCTCACGGGCGACGCCGACGCCGTCGCCTCGGCCGATGTGGCCGAATACGCGCTGTGGCTGGGGGACGACGCGCTCATCCTCTCGCAGCAGCTGGCGGCCTGGATCGCGCACGCACCGGAGCTGGAGGAGGACGTCGCCCTGGGCAACATCGCCCTCGACCTCCTCGGCCACGCGCGCTCGCTTCTGCGCTACGCCGGGACCGCCGACGGCCGCACCGAGGATGACCTCGCCTACTTCCGCGACGAGTACGAGTTCCGCAGCGCGTGGCTCTTCGAGCAGCCGAACGGAGACTTCGCCCAGACGATCGCACGCCAGCTCGCGGCATCCGTCTACCTCTTCGAGCTCCACCTGCGCCTGCGCGACTCCGCCGATCCGACGCTCGCCGCCGTCGCCGCGAAGGCCGTGAAGGAGGTCGACTACCACCGCGACCACGCCGTGCAGTGGACGCTCCGCCTCGCCGGCGGCACCGATGAGTCGCGGGCGCGCATGCTCCGCGGGATCGAGGCGGTCTGGCCCTACGTCGACGAGCTGTTCCGCGACGAGCCCGTGATCGATCGCCTCGAGGGCGTGGCCGTCCGGCCGTCGAGCCTGCGCGCCCCCTTCGACGCGGTCATCGCCTCCGTCTTCGCCGAGGCGGGGCTGCGGGTCCCCGATGGCTTCGTCTCGTCGGGCGGCGGTCGACGCGGCGCGCACTTCCCGGCGATGGCGTACCTGCTCGCCGAGATGCAGGTGCTGGCCCGCCGGCATCCCGGAGCGACCTGGTGA
- the paaB gene encoding 1,2-phenylacetyl-CoA epoxidase subunit PaaB, which translates to MSTWPLWEVFVRAGRGLSHVHVGSLLAPDADMAVRNARDLYTRRGEGVSIWVVPADAMTTSDPDEKDAFFESPEGKNFRHAVYYTASEGVPHL; encoded by the coding sequence GTGAGCACCTGGCCGCTGTGGGAGGTGTTCGTGCGGGCCGGCCGTGGGCTGAGCCACGTGCACGTCGGGTCGCTGCTCGCCCCAGACGCAGACATGGCCGTCCGCAACGCCCGCGACCTGTACACGCGGCGCGGGGAGGGCGTCTCGATCTGGGTGGTGCCTGCCGACGCGATGACGACGAGCGATCCCGACGAGAAGGACGCGTTCTTCGAGAGCCCCGAGGGCAAGAACTTCCGGCACGCGGTGTACTACACCGCGTCGGAGGGGGTGCCGCACCTGTGA
- the paaA gene encoding 1,2-phenylacetyl-CoA epoxidase subunit PaaA, which translates to MTSPTEDTRAQERFDALIAADSRIEPRDWMPDAYRRTLVRQISQHGHSEIIGMQPEGNWITRAPSLKRKAILMAKVQDEAGHGLYLYSAAQTLGITREEMTQQLIEGRAKYSSIFNYPTPSWADMGAIGWLVDGAAICNQVPLCRASYGPYARAMVRICKEESFHQRQGFEILLTLMRGTRAQQAMAQESVDRWYWPSLMMFGPPDEHSPNSAQSTAWKIKRFSNDELRQRFVGMLVPQAAALGVTLPDPELRWNEAEGRWDMSEIDWTEFREVLAGRGPMNAERLRARRAAHEDGAWVREAAAAYAQKRSAAEAVAA; encoded by the coding sequence ATGACCTCCCCCACCGAGGACACGCGCGCGCAGGAGCGTTTCGACGCGCTGATCGCCGCCGATTCCCGCATCGAGCCGCGGGATTGGATGCCGGATGCCTACCGCCGCACGCTGGTGCGCCAGATCTCGCAGCACGGCCACTCCGAGATCATCGGCATGCAGCCTGAGGGCAACTGGATCACGCGCGCGCCCAGCCTGAAGCGCAAGGCCATCCTCATGGCGAAGGTGCAGGACGAGGCGGGCCACGGGCTCTACCTCTACTCGGCCGCGCAGACCCTCGGCATCACGCGCGAGGAGATGACGCAGCAGCTCATCGAGGGGCGGGCGAAGTACTCGTCGATCTTCAACTACCCGACGCCGTCGTGGGCCGACATGGGGGCGATCGGCTGGCTCGTCGACGGCGCCGCCATCTGCAACCAGGTGCCCCTGTGCCGGGCGTCGTACGGACCGTACGCCCGCGCGATGGTGCGCATCTGCAAGGAGGAATCCTTCCACCAGCGGCAGGGCTTCGAGATCCTGCTCACCCTCATGCGCGGCACCCGCGCGCAGCAGGCGATGGCGCAGGAGTCCGTGGACCGCTGGTACTGGCCCTCGCTCATGATGTTCGGGCCGCCCGACGAGCACTCCCCGAACTCCGCGCAGTCCACGGCGTGGAAGATCAAGCGCTTCTCGAACGACGAGCTGCGCCAGCGTTTCGTCGGGATGCTGGTGCCGCAGGCCGCCGCGCTCGGCGTCACGCTTCCCGATCCGGAGCTGCGCTGGAACGAGGCCGAGGGCCGGTGGGACATGAGCGAGATCGACTGGACCGAGTTCCGGGAGGTGCTGGCCGGCCGAGGACCGATGAACGCCGAGCGGCTGCGCGCGCGCCGCGCCGCCCACGAGGACGGCGCCTGGGTGCGGGAGGCCGCGGCCGCCTACGCGCAGAAGCGGTCCGCCGCCGAGGCGGTGGCCGCGTGA
- the paaI gene encoding hydroxyphenylacetyl-CoA thioesterase PaaI, which translates to MTDPDGRPPVRPMMRRDRASAALGMVVEQDLPGDAIVSMPIRPDMTNGFGLTHGGLVFTLADTAFAIACNEDERVTVAAGADIAFLKPTTAGQVLTAHAVRRFRRGRTGIYDITVTDETGEVVAEVRGRSFATDRPQTG; encoded by the coding sequence ATGACCGACCCCGACGGGCGTCCACCGGTGCGACCGATGATGCGCCGCGATCGCGCGTCCGCCGCGCTCGGCATGGTCGTGGAGCAGGACCTGCCCGGCGACGCGATCGTGTCGATGCCGATCCGGCCCGACATGACCAACGGCTTCGGACTCACCCACGGCGGCCTGGTGTTCACCCTCGCCGACACGGCGTTCGCGATCGCGTGCAACGAGGACGAGCGGGTGACCGTCGCGGCCGGGGCGGACATCGCGTTCCTCAAGCCGACCACCGCGGGACAGGTGCTCACCGCCCACGCGGTGCGCCGCTTCCGCCGCGGCCGCACCGGCATCTACGACATCACGGTGACCGATGAGACCGGCGAGGTCGTGGCCGAGGTGCGCGGCCGGTCGTTCGCGACCGACAGACCGCAGACCGGCTGA
- the paaZ gene encoding phenylacetic acid degradation bifunctional protein PaaZ: protein MTTEVLASYLRDSWWTPADPAGAAVVVDASTGAPITRVSTAGIDMAAVLDHARTVGQRTLGALTFHQRAVLLKQMATALTERKEELYELSTTAGSTRRDSLSDVDGGIGVLFTYSSKGRRELPDGRVYLDGPIETLSKDGTFLGRHVYTRLTGVAVQINAFNFPMWGALEKFAPAFLAGVPSVIKPATPTGYVAEAWVRMLADSGLLPDGALQLVSGPVPGLLEALRLGDLVGFTGSADTARRLRASVSPDVRFTSETDSINASVLGPDAVAGTPEFDAYVKQLMVELTTKAGQKCTAIRRAIVPAAEADAVVEALRTLLEARTVLGDPRAEGVTMGPLVSRGQRDEVIRHVGLLQDAGGRLLLGDLAEPQVRRADGTTGAAPGGAFLAPLLIGFDDPTTAAAHDVEAFGPVASLLPYATVAEAADLITRGGGSLVTSVATGDPAVALELLTATAASNGRMLFLDRADARSSTGHGAPVPHLVHGGPGRAGGGEELGGMRAVLHHMQRTAVQGSPDMLTALTGVWHTGAEAASAGIHPFRKPLSDLRIGDRVDSPEREVALADIETFARFTGDTFYAHMDETAAAANPFFPGRVAHGYLLVSWAAGLFVDPDPGPVLANYGLEDLRFVTPVSPGDRIRVTLTAKQITPRETDDYGEVRWDALIRNQRDETVATYDVLTLVAKTWEAAEPVPA from the coding sequence ATGACGACCGAGGTGCTGGCCAGCTATCTGCGCGACTCCTGGTGGACTCCGGCCGACCCGGCCGGTGCGGCGGTCGTCGTGGACGCCTCGACGGGAGCGCCGATCACGCGCGTCAGCACCGCCGGCATCGACATGGCCGCCGTGCTCGACCACGCACGGACGGTCGGTCAGCGCACCCTCGGCGCGCTCACCTTCCACCAGCGGGCCGTGCTGCTCAAGCAGATGGCGACCGCGCTGACGGAGCGGAAGGAGGAGCTGTACGAGCTGTCGACGACCGCGGGCTCCACCCGTCGGGACTCCCTGAGCGATGTCGACGGCGGCATCGGCGTGCTCTTCACCTACTCGTCGAAGGGGCGCCGGGAGCTGCCGGACGGCCGCGTCTACCTCGACGGCCCGATCGAGACGCTGTCGAAGGACGGCACGTTCCTCGGTCGCCACGTCTACACGCGCCTCACCGGCGTGGCCGTGCAGATCAACGCCTTCAACTTCCCGATGTGGGGAGCCCTGGAGAAGTTCGCGCCGGCGTTCCTCGCCGGGGTGCCGTCGGTGATCAAGCCCGCGACTCCGACCGGCTACGTCGCGGAGGCGTGGGTGCGGATGCTGGCCGATTCCGGACTGCTGCCCGACGGCGCGCTGCAGCTGGTGAGCGGACCCGTGCCCGGCCTGCTCGAGGCGCTCCGGCTGGGCGATCTCGTCGGCTTCACGGGCAGCGCCGACACGGCACGACGGCTGCGGGCATCGGTGTCGCCCGACGTCCGCTTCACGAGCGAGACCGACTCCATCAACGCGTCGGTGCTCGGCCCCGACGCAGTCGCGGGCACACCCGAGTTCGACGCCTACGTGAAGCAGCTGATGGTCGAGCTCACCACCAAGGCGGGGCAGAAGTGCACGGCCATCCGGCGGGCGATCGTGCCCGCCGCCGAGGCCGATGCGGTCGTCGAGGCCCTCCGCACCCTGCTCGAGGCGCGCACGGTGCTGGGCGATCCGCGGGCGGAGGGCGTCACGATGGGCCCGCTCGTCTCCCGTGGCCAGCGCGACGAGGTGATCCGTCACGTGGGGCTGCTGCAGGATGCCGGGGGTCGCCTGCTCCTCGGAGACCTCGCCGAACCGCAGGTGCGCCGCGCTGACGGCACGACCGGAGCAGCCCCCGGGGGCGCCTTCCTCGCGCCGCTGCTGATCGGCTTCGACGACCCGACCACCGCCGCCGCCCACGACGTCGAGGCCTTCGGCCCCGTCGCCAGCCTCCTCCCCTACGCCACGGTGGCGGAGGCCGCCGACCTCATCACGCGAGGCGGGGGCTCGCTCGTCACGAGCGTCGCCACGGGCGACCCCGCCGTCGCCCTCGAGCTGCTGACGGCCACCGCGGCCTCGAACGGCCGCATGCTCTTCCTCGACCGCGCCGACGCGCGCAGCTCCACCGGTCACGGCGCCCCCGTTCCGCACCTCGTGCACGGCGGTCCCGGACGCGCGGGCGGCGGCGAGGAGCTGGGCGGCATGCGGGCCGTGCTGCACCACATGCAGCGCACGGCCGTGCAGGGCAGCCCCGACATGCTCACGGCCCTCACCGGGGTCTGGCACACGGGCGCCGAGGCGGCGAGCGCCGGCATCCATCCGTTCCGCAAGCCGCTGAGCGACCTGCGCATCGGCGACCGCGTCGACTCGCCCGAGCGGGAGGTCGCCCTCGCCGACATCGAGACCTTCGCCCGGTTCACGGGCGACACCTTCTACGCCCACATGGACGAGACCGCCGCCGCGGCCAACCCCTTCTTCCCCGGGCGCGTGGCGCACGGCTACCTGCTGGTGTCGTGGGCCGCCGGGCTGTTCGTCGACCCCGATCCGGGTCCGGTGCTGGCCAACTACGGGCTCGAGGACCTCCGCTTCGTCACGCCCGTCTCCCCCGGCGACCGCATCCGCGTGACGCTGACGGCCAAGCAGATCACCCCGCGCGAGACCGACGACTACGGCGAGGTGCGCTGGGACGCGCTGATCCGCAACCAGCGCGATGAGACCGTCGCCACCTACGACGTGCTCACCCTCGTCGCGAAGACGTGGGAGGCCGCGGAGCCGGTGCCGGCATGA